The following proteins are co-located in the Pseudoalteromonas sp. N1230-9 genome:
- a CDS encoding NAD-glutamate dehydrogenase, which translates to MTRNEGQASVILDNVCKLIQKKVHADNVLLVEKFAKALYSNMSKEDLAHRNDSDLYGAALSLWNSLEKNNSDDAVVRVFNPEVAKDGWQSSHTIVEIIAKDMPFLVDSVRMAMTRENIASHLLLHSPLKIQRDKNEKITGISSLKAEQESTSTKTVFFIEIDRQTDAKVIESFKKELESVLVDVSIAVEDWQPIREKLVAVTKDLPNRHHNNNKDEVAETVEFLDWLAKDNFTLMGYREYELSPVQGDYQLKGKKGTSLGLMKNTDEEHSRLLSELPEVARQEARSSNLLILTKTNSVSRVHRPAYIDYVGIKRFDDQGNVIGEDRFLGLFSSSFYNNSATDVPVLKSKINRIMEMCDFAKGTHAYKAVLNILETYPRDELVQARETELLEVAMGVLQVQERDMCRIFVRKDAYGRFFSCMVYVPRERYNTALRRETQRILANAFNSDDKVEFTTFFSESTLARTHYTVRVTDNNIEYNVKDIENNLIEAARTWEDRLQSALLESAGEARGKELNRKYAQAFASSYKDQVLPSAAVVDIEKLELLNDENKLEMLFYRPQEEANTNVVRLSLFHKDEPIHLSDVMPMLENFGLRVVGETPYSVKTTDGNVNWIMDFTMLIDNKGIADFDKVSARFRAALTNVWNNRLENDGFNRLVLMGGLTGREASILRAYAKYMRQIGVTFSQTYIESTFANYPHIASQIVNLFTKKFSVKNPGSEKALEKLVSQVYLELENVANLDDDRIIRLYVDMINATLRTNFFQKEADGQFKSYVSFKVQPSMIPEMPLPLPAFEIFVYSPRVEGVHLRGGKVARGGLRWSDRREDFRTEVLGLVKAQQVKNTVIVPVGSKGGFVCKQLPTDREAFFKEGQECYKIFIRGLLDITDNIERGEIVPPVDVVRHDEDDPYLVVAADKGTATFSDIANGIANEYNFWLGDAFASGGSVGYDHKKMGITAKGAWESVKRHFREMDIDCQTTDFTVVAIGDMAGDVFGNGMLLSKHIRLQVAFNHMHIFVDPNPDAATSYPERERLFNLPRSSWEDYNKELISQGGGVFSRAAKSISLSPEMKKMLGTKKASMTPNELIKAALMMEFDLLWNGGIGTYIKNSKETDADVGDRANDALRINGAELGAKILGEGGNLGATQLGRIEFAAKGGRVNTDFIDNVGGVACSDNEVNIKILLNGLVAEGDLTRKQRDELLYSMTDEVSQLVLKDCYRQTHTLSITQSKGASTLKEKVRFIHALEKEGKLNRAIEFIPTDEELAERAAAGKDLTRPELSVLVSYAKMVLKESLVVDEITENPYYRQLLVNSFPVPLREKFNDAMDNHPLRKEIIATKLANNIVNDMGLNFMVRMHEETGANEAEIALCYSIAKEVFQMPETWSSIVALDNKIPAAVQTEMLYQLRRTVRRATRWFLRHRNKAQTIEQAIEFFAPTFADLSDNLNNYMVDKESERLVKAADKLIESGVPKALATRVVSLSSLFSVMDLAEIANNSNRDIDMVSNTYFKLGARMGLHWFLDQITNQPVANHWQALARASYREELDWQQRTLSAVVLNSFAADSKDIDAQIDEWMDNQDLLLQRWKQMLSEFKTSQSHDFAKFSVALRELMLLSHNCDTSK; encoded by the coding sequence ATGACACGAAATGAAGGGCAAGCCTCGGTTATCTTAGATAATGTCTGTAAGCTGATCCAGAAAAAAGTTCACGCTGATAATGTGTTACTCGTTGAGAAATTCGCCAAAGCCTTGTACAGCAATATGTCTAAAGAGGATTTGGCACATCGCAACGATAGTGACTTATATGGCGCTGCACTAAGCCTATGGAACTCGCTAGAAAAAAATAATTCTGATGACGCGGTTGTCCGTGTCTTCAATCCTGAAGTTGCAAAAGATGGCTGGCAGTCATCGCACACAATTGTCGAAATTATCGCTAAAGATATGCCTTTCTTAGTTGATTCTGTGCGTATGGCGATGACTCGCGAAAATATCGCTTCTCACCTGCTACTTCACTCTCCGCTTAAAATTCAACGTGATAAGAATGAAAAAATCACGGGTATTTCTAGTTTAAAAGCTGAGCAAGAATCAACCTCGACTAAAACGGTTTTCTTCATTGAAATAGACCGCCAAACTGATGCTAAAGTAATCGAGTCTTTCAAAAAAGAGCTTGAGTCTGTCCTCGTTGATGTATCTATTGCTGTTGAAGATTGGCAGCCAATTCGCGAAAAGCTAGTTGCTGTAACTAAGGACTTACCAAACCGTCACCATAATAATAACAAAGACGAAGTTGCTGAAACGGTTGAGTTTCTAGACTGGTTAGCAAAAGATAACTTTACACTAATGGGCTACCGTGAATATGAGCTTTCTCCTGTTCAAGGTGACTATCAGTTAAAAGGTAAAAAAGGCACAAGCCTTGGCCTAATGAAAAACACTGATGAAGAGCACAGTCGCCTTTTATCTGAATTACCTGAAGTTGCTCGCCAAGAAGCACGCAGCAGTAATTTACTTATTTTGACTAAAACAAACTCTGTTTCTCGTGTTCATCGTCCAGCATACATTGATTATGTAGGTATAAAACGTTTTGATGATCAAGGCAATGTGATTGGTGAAGACCGTTTCCTTGGTTTATTCTCATCTAGCTTTTATAACAACAGCGCAACCGATGTGCCTGTTCTGAAAAGCAAAATCAATCGCATCATGGAAATGTGTGACTTTGCAAAAGGCACCCATGCCTACAAAGCGGTATTAAATATTTTAGAGACCTACCCACGTGATGAACTTGTTCAAGCACGTGAAACAGAGCTACTCGAAGTAGCTATGGGTGTTTTACAAGTACAAGAACGCGATATGTGTCGTATTTTTGTTCGTAAAGATGCCTATGGTCGTTTCTTCTCATGTATGGTGTATGTGCCACGTGAGCGTTATAACACCGCACTACGTCGTGAAACACAACGTATTTTAGCAAACGCATTTAATTCTGACGATAAAGTCGAATTTACTACTTTCTTCTCTGAGTCAACATTAGCCCGTACACATTACACGGTGCGTGTGACTGACAATAATATTGAATATAACGTGAAAGACATCGAAAACAACCTAATTGAAGCTGCCCGTACTTGGGAAGATAGACTACAATCTGCGTTACTTGAAAGTGCAGGTGAAGCCCGCGGTAAAGAGCTTAACCGTAAATATGCACAAGCTTTTGCCAGCTCGTATAAAGATCAAGTTCTGCCAAGCGCTGCGGTTGTTGATATTGAAAAGCTTGAACTTCTTAACGACGAAAACAAATTAGAAATGTTGTTCTACCGTCCACAAGAAGAAGCGAATACAAATGTTGTTCGTTTAAGCTTATTCCATAAAGATGAGCCAATCCACTTATCTGACGTTATGCCAATGCTTGAAAACTTTGGTTTACGTGTAGTGGGTGAAACGCCTTACTCAGTTAAAACGACAGATGGTAATGTTAATTGGATCATGGATTTCACCATGCTAATTGACAACAAAGGTATTGCTGACTTTGATAAAGTGTCTGCGCGTTTCCGTGCTGCACTAACAAATGTGTGGAATAACCGCTTAGAGAACGATGGTTTTAATCGTTTAGTATTAATGGGCGGTTTAACAGGTCGTGAAGCATCTATTCTGCGCGCTTATGCTAAATACATGCGTCAAATTGGTGTGACTTTCTCGCAAACTTATATTGAAAGCACATTTGCAAATTATCCACATATCGCATCGCAAATCGTAAACTTATTCACTAAAAAGTTCTCAGTTAAGAACCCAGGAAGTGAAAAGGCGCTTGAGAAGCTTGTAAGCCAAGTTTACCTAGAGCTTGAAAACGTAGCGAACCTTGATGATGACCGCATCATCCGTTTATACGTTGATATGATCAATGCAACTTTAAGAACGAACTTCTTCCAAAAAGAAGCTGATGGCCAATTTAAGTCATATGTATCGTTCAAAGTTCAGCCTTCAATGATCCCAGAAATGCCATTACCACTTCCTGCGTTCGAGATTTTCGTATACTCGCCGCGCGTTGAGGGTGTGCATTTACGTGGTGGTAAAGTCGCACGTGGTGGCTTACGTTGGTCTGACCGTCGTGAAGACTTCCGTACTGAGGTACTGGGCCTTGTTAAAGCACAACAAGTTAAAAATACCGTTATTGTACCAGTGGGTTCAAAAGGTGGTTTCGTATGTAAACAACTACCGACTGACCGTGAAGCGTTCTTCAAAGAAGGCCAAGAGTGTTACAAAATTTTCATCCGTGGTTTATTAGATATCACAGATAACATCGAACGCGGTGAGATTGTTCCACCAGTTGATGTTGTTCGTCACGATGAAGATGACCCATATTTAGTTGTTGCTGCCGATAAAGGGACTGCAACCTTCTCTGATATCGCAAACGGTATCGCAAATGAGTATAACTTCTGGCTAGGTGATGCATTCGCATCAGGTGGTTCAGTAGGTTATGACCATAAGAAAATGGGGATCACAGCTAAAGGTGCGTGGGAATCTGTTAAACGTCACTTCCGTGAGATGGATATTGACTGTCAAACTACTGACTTCACAGTTGTTGCTATCGGTGACATGGCGGGTGACGTATTTGGTAACGGCATGTTGCTTTCTAAGCATATTCGCTTACAAGTGGCATTCAACCACATGCACATCTTCGTTGATCCGAATCCAGATGCAGCAACATCTTACCCTGAGCGTGAGCGTTTATTTAACTTACCGCGTTCTTCATGGGAAGATTACAATAAAGAGCTAATTTCGCAAGGTGGTGGCGTATTCTCTCGTGCGGCTAAATCAATTAGCTTAAGCCCAGAAATGAAGAAAATGCTTGGCACTAAAAAAGCGAGCATGACACCTAACGAGTTAATCAAAGCAGCGTTAATGATGGAGTTTGATTTACTGTGGAATGGTGGTATCGGTACTTACATCAAGAACTCTAAAGAAACGGATGCAGATGTGGGTGACCGCGCAAATGATGCATTACGTATCAATGGCGCAGAGCTTGGTGCGAAGATCTTAGGTGAGGGTGGTAACTTAGGTGCAACTCAATTAGGTCGTATTGAGTTTGCTGCCAAAGGTGGTCGCGTAAATACGGACTTCATCGATAACGTAGGTGGTGTTGCGTGTTCAGATAACGAAGTAAATATTAAGATCTTACTAAACGGCTTAGTGGCTGAAGGTGACTTAACACGTAAACAACGTGATGAGCTGCTTTATTCGATGACTGATGAAGTATCGCAATTGGTATTGAAAGATTGTTACCGTCAAACACATACTTTGTCGATTACACAATCTAAAGGCGCATCAACGCTTAAAGAGAAAGTACGCTTTATTCACGCTCTTGAAAAAGAGGGTAAACTAAACCGTGCAATCGAGTTTATTCCAACAGATGAAGAGCTTGCAGAGCGCGCAGCGGCGGGTAAAGATTTAACTCGACCAGAGTTATCTGTACTTGTTTCTTATGCGAAGATGGTTCTTAAAGAGTCGCTTGTTGTTGATGAAATTACTGAAAACCCATATTACCGTCAGCTGTTGGTTAACTCATTCCCAGTACCACTTCGTGAGAAGTTCAACGATGCGATGGATAACCACCCACTTCGTAAAGAAATTATCGCAACGAAACTTGCTAATAATATCGTTAATGATATGGGCCTTAACTTCATGGTTCGTATGCACGAAGAAACAGGTGCAAACGAAGCTGAAATCGCACTTTGTTACTCAATTGCGAAAGAAGTGTTCCAAATGCCAGAAACGTGGTCATCAATTGTTGCGTTAGATAATAAGATCCCTGCAGCTGTACAAACAGAAATGCTTTATCAGCTTCGCCGTACGGTTCGTCGTGCAACACGTTGGTTCTTACGTCATCGCAACAAAGCACAAACCATTGAGCAAGCAATTGAATTCTTTGCACCAACATTTGCTGATTTAAGTGATAACTTAAACAACTACATGGTTGATAAAGAAAGTGAGCGCCTAGTTAAAGCTGCTGATAAATTAATTGAAAGCGGTGTTCCAAAAGCGCTTGCAACTCGTGTTGTGTCACTTTCTAGCTTATTCTCTGTTATGGATTTAGCAGAAATTGCCAATAACTCAAATCGCGATATTGATATGGTATCTAATACCTACTTCAAGCTTGGTGCACGTATGGGCTTACATTGGTTCTTGGACCAAATTACTAATCAACCGGTTGCGAACCATTGGCAAGCACTTGCCCGTGCGTCATACCGTGAAGAGCTTGATTGGCAACAACGTACATTATCAGCTGTAGTACTTAATAGCTTTGCAGCAGACAGCAAAGATATTGATGCACAAATCGATGAGTGGATGGACAACCAAGATCTACTATTACAACGTTGGAAACAAATGTTATCTGAGTTTAAAACATCGCAAAGTCACGATTTTGCGAAGTTCTCAGTAGCACTTCGTGAACTAATGTTGTTAAGCCACAACTGTGACACTTCCAAATAA
- the pyrD gene encoding quinone-dependent dihydroorotate dehydrogenase encodes MFYDLARRFMFTRDAEWAHEFALNNLRRFADTPLSAAWSQTVPNKPVNFLGLEFKNPVGLAAGLDKNAECIDAFAQMGFGFVEVGTVTPRPQAGNDKPRIFRLPESNAIINRMGFNNKGVDNLVNNVKAAKYDGILGINIGKNKDTPNEQGKDDYIHCMRKVFEHASYITVNISSPNTPGLRDLQYGEALDDLLQSLKNEQLDLVAKHNKQVPMLVKIAPDLDKVQIAQVSESLINNKIDGVIATNTTLERAMVQGQQHANEAGGLSGQPVRERSTHVVSELKRLTEGKLPIIGVGGIDDADSAKEKFAAGADLVQVYTGFIYKGPELVKTILNGL; translated from the coding sequence ATGTTTTATGATTTAGCTCGCCGTTTTATGTTTACCCGTGATGCGGAGTGGGCTCATGAATTTGCACTTAATAACTTACGCCGATTTGCTGATACGCCATTGAGTGCTGCGTGGTCACAAACTGTCCCTAATAAACCCGTTAACTTCTTAGGACTGGAGTTTAAAAATCCAGTAGGTTTAGCCGCGGGCTTAGATAAAAATGCAGAGTGTATTGATGCCTTTGCGCAAATGGGCTTTGGCTTTGTCGAAGTTGGTACTGTTACACCACGCCCGCAAGCAGGTAACGACAAGCCTCGTATTTTCCGCTTACCTGAATCAAATGCGATTATCAATCGTATGGGTTTTAACAATAAGGGTGTTGATAACCTAGTTAACAATGTTAAAGCGGCGAAATATGACGGTATTCTAGGTATTAATATTGGCAAAAATAAAGATACACCAAACGAGCAGGGTAAAGATGATTACATTCACTGTATGCGTAAAGTATTTGAGCATGCATCGTATATCACAGTAAATATTTCATCACCAAATACGCCAGGTCTTCGTGATTTACAATATGGTGAAGCGCTAGATGACTTATTGCAAAGTTTAAAAAATGAGCAGCTTGATTTAGTTGCTAAACATAACAAACAAGTGCCAATGCTGGTTAAGATCGCTCCAGATCTGGATAAAGTTCAAATTGCGCAAGTCAGTGAGTCTTTGATCAATAATAAGATCGACGGTGTTATTGCGACAAACACAACACTTGAGCGCGCTATGGTACAAGGTCAACAACACGCAAATGAAGCGGGCGGCCTTTCTGGTCAGCCAGTACGTGAGCGCTCAACCCACGTGGTTAGTGAGCTTAAGCGCTTAACCGAAGGCAAGCTACCTATCATCGGTGTGGGCGGTATCGATGATGCTGACTCTGCAAAAGAAAAGTTTGCAGCAGGAGCAGACCTTGTTCAAGTTTATACTGGCTTTATTTATAAAGGCCCAGAATTGGTAAAAACGATCCTTAACGGCTTATAA
- a CDS encoding cell division protein ZapC domain-containing protein, whose protein sequence is MLQASKQWKWLACSKNNRLLVDLDQDMQLCTPYKLRQLTDAVFEEPNFSLEDAAFYQQVYQYLETFSLWNPAELCQISLNATAVKFHLKPVLAKSWFFHEYMGSEPSVEAVVKLCSQAQEGEFLIVDHSSDASVCINLSEHFQLDENLSLQQFEAIKVLNNRIHPVYIQQKHFKTA, encoded by the coding sequence ATGTTACAAGCATCAAAGCAATGGAAGTGGCTTGCTTGCTCTAAAAATAATCGCCTTTTGGTCGACCTTGACCAAGACATGCAACTCTGCACGCCCTATAAACTTCGTCAGCTTACCGATGCTGTTTTTGAAGAGCCTAATTTCAGCCTTGAAGATGCTGCATTTTATCAGCAAGTTTATCAGTATCTTGAAACCTTTTCGTTATGGAATCCTGCAGAGCTTTGCCAAATTTCACTCAACGCGACAGCTGTTAAGTTTCATTTAAAGCCTGTGCTAGCTAAAAGCTGGTTTTTCCATGAATATATGGGTAGCGAGCCAAGTGTTGAGGCTGTAGTAAAGTTGTGCTCACAAGCACAAGAAGGCGAGTTTCTGATTGTTGACCATTCATCAGATGCGTCTGTATGTATCAACTTAAGTGAGCACTTTCAGTTAGATGAAAACTTGTCATTGCAACAGTTTGAAGCTATTAAAGTTCTTAACAATCGTATCCATCCTGTTTATATCCAGCAAAAACACTTCAAAACAGCATAA
- the rlmKL gene encoding bifunctional 23S rRNA (guanine(2069)-N(7))-methyltransferase RlmK/23S rRNA (guanine(2445)-N(2))-methyltransferase RlmL yields the protein MQFIALTSIGIENLLVDELTELGAEVSKQTVGSVRFEADSLLAQKICLSSRFATRIMMLIEEKEGVKDKESLYNFARLQPWQEWFGPKQTFAVDFTGTNHDLKNTQFSGLVVKDAIVDYFADLYEQRPNVDKFNANVRVVARLNRHGVALYIDYSGPRLSERGYRQDQGKAPIKEHLAAALVKRSGWLENVQQPLFDPCCGSGTILIEAASMARNEAPGLFREGFAFERLPSFRLQKYKELKAELTAQITDPKLWLIGHDIDGSVIAKAQENAERADLGSIIKFKQSDATKLTSVAKLPGVVISNLPYGERLGSMAELVNLHRGLGVGFKKHFNHWKLALLGTDESLFKLLKLVKLKRYKFKNGPLDVVLNLYQLDDKQVELSKEDKPALNYEGSTAFANRLKKNKQNLKNWLKQNEVSCYRVYDADIPEYNVAVDIYDDSAVIFEYAAPKEIDDNTAQKRLQDVISLTAEQLEVAPENIAVKVRKKQKGEEQYTKVSKQNRTQVVEEFGAKFKVNLFDYLDTGLFLDHRLARRYIQQNAHGKRFLNLFAYTGSASVHAAIGGAKAITTVDMSKTYLKWAQENFDLNGISNTRYRFEQADCLKWLEHAQGQYDLIFLDPPTFSNSKRMKDAFDVQRDHIKLLTWVKKILSPNGTLIFSNNKRGFNLDEVGLMGLGLKAENISAKTLSPDFKRNKQIHNSWLITHG from the coding sequence TTGCAATTTATCGCACTTACTTCTATCGGAATTGAAAATTTACTTGTTGATGAACTTACCGAACTCGGTGCAGAAGTCTCTAAACAAACCGTGGGCTCTGTACGTTTTGAAGCAGATAGTTTATTAGCACAAAAGATCTGTTTATCGAGTCGTTTTGCGACGCGTATCATGATGCTGATAGAAGAAAAAGAAGGTGTTAAGGACAAAGAAAGCCTTTACAATTTTGCGCGCTTACAACCTTGGCAAGAATGGTTTGGTCCAAAGCAAACATTCGCAGTGGATTTTACAGGTACGAATCATGATCTGAAAAACACGCAGTTTTCTGGGCTGGTTGTTAAAGATGCTATCGTTGATTATTTTGCAGATCTTTATGAACAACGTCCAAATGTCGATAAATTTAATGCAAACGTTAGAGTGGTTGCACGGCTGAATCGTCATGGTGTTGCCCTTTATATTGATTATTCAGGCCCGCGTTTATCTGAGCGTGGCTATCGTCAAGATCAAGGTAAAGCACCAATCAAAGAACATTTGGCTGCTGCTCTAGTAAAACGAAGTGGTTGGCTTGAGAACGTACAACAACCATTATTTGACCCATGTTGTGGTTCAGGCACTATTTTGATTGAAGCGGCCAGCATGGCACGCAATGAAGCGCCAGGGCTATTCCGTGAGGGGTTTGCTTTTGAGCGATTACCCAGTTTCCGCTTACAAAAATACAAAGAATTAAAAGCTGAGTTAACGGCTCAAATTACTGATCCTAAATTGTGGCTTATTGGTCATGACATTGATGGCAGTGTAATCGCAAAGGCGCAAGAAAATGCTGAGCGTGCAGACCTTGGCTCTATTATTAAGTTTAAGCAAAGTGATGCGACCAAGCTAACATCCGTGGCTAAACTACCAGGCGTGGTGATTTCTAACCTACCTTATGGTGAACGTTTAGGCTCGATGGCAGAGTTAGTTAACTTACACCGAGGTTTAGGTGTGGGTTTCAAAAAGCACTTTAATCATTGGAAGCTAGCCTTGCTTGGGACTGACGAAAGCCTATTTAAATTGTTAAAGTTAGTAAAACTTAAACGTTATAAATTTAAAAATGGCCCGTTAGATGTTGTTCTAAATCTCTATCAACTTGACGATAAACAAGTCGAGTTAAGCAAAGAAGACAAGCCAGCGCTTAATTATGAAGGCTCAACAGCATTTGCAAACCGCTTAAAGAAAAATAAACAAAACTTAAAGAACTGGTTAAAGCAAAATGAAGTGAGCTGTTATCGTGTTTACGATGCAGATATTCCTGAATATAACGTAGCTGTTGATATTTACGATGATTCAGCAGTTATTTTTGAATATGCTGCTCCAAAAGAGATTGATGACAATACAGCACAAAAACGTCTGCAAGATGTAATCAGTCTAACCGCAGAGCAGTTAGAAGTCGCGCCTGAGAATATCGCTGTTAAAGTGCGTAAAAAACAAAAAGGCGAAGAGCAATATACCAAGGTATCAAAACAAAACCGTACGCAAGTGGTTGAAGAGTTTGGCGCTAAATTCAAAGTTAACCTATTTGATTATCTAGATACAGGATTGTTTTTAGACCACCGTTTGGCACGACGTTATATTCAGCAAAATGCACACGGTAAACGTTTTTTAAACTTGTTTGCGTATACTGGCAGTGCTTCGGTTCACGCAGCTATTGGCGGTGCAAAAGCGATTACTACAGTAGATATGTCTAAAACCTACTTAAAGTGGGCGCAAGAAAACTTTGACCTCAACGGTATTAGCAATACTCGTTATCGTTTTGAACAAGCCGATTGTTTAAAATGGCTAGAGCATGCGCAAGGCCAATACGATCTCATCTTTTTAGACCCTCCAACGTTTTCGAATTCAAAACGTATGAAAGATGCATTTGATGTACAGCGCGATCATATTAAGTTACTCACATGGGTTAAGAAAATTTTAAGTCCGAATGGCACGTTGATTTTTTCTAACAATAAACGAGGCTTTAACTTAGACGAAGTCGGGCTGATGGGCTTAGGTTTAAAAGCTGAAAATATTTCAGCAAAAACACTGTCGCCAGACTTTAAGCGTAATAAGCAAATTCATAATAGTTGGCTTATTACCCATGGCTAA
- a CDS encoding glutaredoxin family protein yields MANFTLYHTDGCHLCELADELLSAANIPFAAKDIMDNEQLIELYQTSIPVVESSQGNKLFWPFDTVALAQFIADNKE; encoded by the coding sequence ATGGCTAATTTTACCTTGTATCACACCGATGGTTGTCATTTATGTGAGCTGGCAGATGAGTTATTAAGTGCTGCAAATATACCGTTTGCAGCAAAAGATATTATGGATAATGAACAATTAATTGAGCTTTATCAAACAAGTATTCCGGTTGTTGAAAGCAGCCAAGGCAATAAATTATTTTGGCCTTTTGATACTGTCGCATTGGCGCAGTTTATTGCTGATAACAAAGAATAA
- the uup gene encoding ATP-binding cassette ATPase Uup has product MDLIRIAKAQLAYGTHPLLDDADAVIESGERVCIVGRNGAGKSTLLKVLDGQVTLDDGEINQLGGIRISRLEQDPPKGAEGTVFDYVAQGMPDIANLLIEYHQVSNQMQTDYNDKLLNKLERLSNQLETVDGWRFDTRIQLVLSRLELSPEAKLESLSGGWLRKVALARALVSEPDLLLLDEPTNHLDMSSVIWLEQFLKEFKGGIVFISHDRAFIRAVATRILDLDRGKLVSYPGNYAAYLEQKAHDLKVEETQNALFDKRLAEEEAWIRQGIKARRTRNEGRVRALKALRKERKQRVDQVGKTDFNIETADRSGKLVFEAKHIAHAFKDKVIAKDFSTLVMRGDRIGLVGPNGIGKTTLLKILFGDLAPDSGSVKQGVNLEFAYFDQYRQKLDEEATVQDNVAEGKQEVMMGGRSRHVLGYLQDFLFPPARARTPVKALSGGEKNRLLLAKLFLKPSNILVLDEPTNDLDIETLELLEDIINQYQGTVLIVSHDREFIDNTCSSVWAFEGQGKISDIVGGYSDYEAYAAYLAEQEKQLQQIKQEKPETSSQQEKPQKKSNKLSYKLKLELEELPSKVEQLEKALDAQQIVVNDPDFFKQDAAITTDALNQLAQLESELEAAFERWEELEDLKNQ; this is encoded by the coding sequence ATGGATTTAATCAGAATAGCCAAGGCACAACTTGCTTATGGTACACACCCACTGCTTGATGATGCTGATGCAGTCATTGAGTCGGGTGAACGTGTTTGTATTGTTGGTAGAAATGGCGCGGGTAAGTCGACCTTACTGAAAGTGCTCGATGGCCAAGTAACATTAGATGATGGTGAAATAAACCAATTAGGCGGTATCCGTATTTCGCGTTTAGAGCAAGATCCACCTAAAGGAGCCGAAGGGACGGTTTTTGATTATGTTGCTCAAGGCATGCCTGATATAGCGAACTTACTGATTGAATATCACCAAGTTAGCAATCAAATGCAGACAGATTATAACGATAAACTGCTGAATAAATTAGAGCGTTTATCTAATCAGCTAGAAACGGTTGATGGTTGGCGGTTTGATACGCGCATTCAACTGGTTTTATCTCGCTTAGAATTAAGCCCAGAAGCAAAGCTGGAATCGCTATCTGGCGGTTGGTTGCGTAAGGTCGCTCTAGCTAGAGCACTTGTCAGTGAGCCTGATTTACTCCTTCTTGATGAGCCGACTAACCACTTAGATATGAGTAGTGTTATTTGGCTTGAGCAATTCTTAAAAGAGTTTAAAGGCGGTATCGTTTTTATTTCTCATGACCGTGCTTTTATTCGTGCTGTTGCAACCCGTATTCTTGATTTAGATCGCGGTAAGCTCGTTTCATACCCTGGTAACTATGCCGCTTACCTTGAGCAAAAAGCGCATGATTTAAAAGTTGAAGAAACACAAAATGCGTTATTTGATAAACGTCTAGCAGAGGAAGAAGCGTGGATACGCCAAGGGATCAAAGCACGAAGAACCCGCAACGAGGGACGAGTCCGTGCTCTTAAAGCCTTACGTAAAGAGCGTAAACAGCGTGTTGATCAAGTTGGTAAAACAGATTTCAATATAGAAACGGCTGATCGTTCAGGAAAGCTGGTATTTGAGGCAAAACATATTGCCCATGCATTTAAGGATAAAGTGATTGCGAAAGATTTCTCGACACTTGTTATGCGTGGCGACCGTATTGGCCTTGTCGGTCCGAATGGTATTGGCAAAACCACTTTATTAAAAATCTTATTTGGTGATTTAGCACCTGATAGTGGCAGTGTGAAGCAAGGCGTAAACCTCGAGTTTGCGTATTTTGATCAGTACCGTCAAAAACTTGATGAAGAAGCAACCGTGCAAGATAATGTTGCTGAAGGCAAACAAGAGGTGATGATGGGCGGGCGCTCTCGTCATGTACTAGGTTACCTTCAGGACTTTCTATTTCCACCGGCAAGAGCGCGTACGCCTGTTAAAGCGCTTTCAGGTGGTGAGAAAAATCGTTTGTTGTTAGCAAAGTTATTTTTAAAACCGTCTAATATTCTGGTACTTGATGAACCAACCAATGATTTAGACATTGAAACCCTAGAATTACTTGAAGATATTATTAATCAATATCAGGGCACGGTATTAATTGTTAGCCATGACCGTGAGTTTATCGATAATACCTGTAGTTCTGTGTGGGCATTTGAAGGCCAAGGAAAAATTTCAGATATCGTAGGCGGCTATAGTGATTACGAGGCCTACGCTGCTTATTTAGCAGAACAAGAAAAGCAACTACAGCAGATAAAACAGGAAAAGCCTGAAACGAGTAGTCAGCAAGAAAAACCACAAAAGAAAAGTAATAAACTCTCTTACAAATTAAAACTTGAATTAGAAGAATTACCCAGTAAAGTGGAGCAACTAGAAAAAGCACTCGATGCTCAGCAAATTGTCGTTAATGACCCTGACTTTTTTAAGCAAGACGCTGCAATTACAACAGACGCATTGAACCAATTAGCCCAGTTAGAGTCTGAGCTTGAAGCCGCATTTGAGCGTTGGGAAGAACTCGAAGATTTAAAGAATCAGTAG